TAGTTGCTTTCTCTTCAAGTTCATCTTCATCAAAAATACTTTTTAGATGCATATTAATATTTGGGACAGTTGTCTGAAACAATTTTGCCATAAGTTTTTGCGTGAGCCAAACAGTTTCATCTTCCAATCTAACATCAAGCTTTGTTCTGCCGTCTTCGGTTTTGTAAATTATTAGTTGTGACTTATTTTCCATATTATTACCTTATCAACTTATTAGCAGAATCTCGCTTGCCCATTTACGGAACTCGATCGCTCTGTGCGAATTTACTCTATAACCTACGGCTGTAATTGCGCGGAGATTGTAATATTTAATTTCTTTTTTTGTGTTTTACCTTTTACAGCAC
The DNA window shown above is from Candidatus Cloacimonadota bacterium and carries:
- the rhuM gene encoding RhuM family protein: MKYYNLRAITAVGYRVNSHRAIEFRKWASEILLIS